A genomic stretch from Thermomonospora umbrina includes:
- a CDS encoding acyl-CoA dehydrogenase family protein has product MGREIFTEEHEAFRDMVRSFIEKEITPHHEQWERDGVVSREVWLAAGRQGLLGIEIPEEFGGGGNDDYRYYVVFNEELARHGVHGPAFSVHNDINGAYLLKLCTDEQKRRWFPGYCSGEIITAIAMTEPAAGSDLQGMKTTAVRDGDHYVLNGSKTFISNGILSDLVIVAAKTDTSAGAHGVSLLVVERGMAGFERGRNLEKVGMHAQDTAELFFDNVRVPATNLLGEEGQGFIYLMQNLPRERLAIGVTALAGAEAAFEQALEYCKTREAFGRPIGKFQHIRFTLAEMKTELTIARAFTDQCVVKEGRDELSIDEAAMLKYWNTELCKTVVDRCVQLFGGYGYMTEYPIAKAYQDVRIQTIFGGTTEIMKEIIGRGLGI; this is encoded by the coding sequence ATGGGACGCGAGATCTTCACCGAGGAGCACGAGGCCTTCCGCGACATGGTGCGGTCCTTCATCGAGAAGGAGATCACCCCGCACCACGAGCAGTGGGAGAGGGACGGCGTCGTCTCCCGCGAGGTGTGGCTGGCCGCGGGCCGGCAGGGGCTGCTCGGCATCGAGATCCCCGAGGAGTTCGGCGGCGGCGGCAACGACGACTACCGCTACTACGTCGTCTTCAACGAGGAGCTCGCCCGGCACGGCGTCCACGGCCCCGCGTTCTCGGTGCACAACGACATCAACGGCGCCTACCTCCTCAAACTCTGCACCGACGAGCAGAAGCGCCGCTGGTTCCCCGGCTACTGCTCCGGCGAGATCATCACCGCCATCGCGATGACCGAGCCCGCCGCCGGCTCCGACCTCCAGGGCATGAAGACCACCGCCGTCCGCGACGGCGACCACTACGTGCTGAACGGCTCCAAGACGTTCATCTCCAACGGCATCCTGTCCGACCTGGTCATCGTGGCCGCCAAGACCGACACCTCGGCGGGCGCCCACGGTGTGAGCCTGCTGGTCGTCGAGCGCGGCATGGCGGGCTTCGAACGCGGCCGCAACCTCGAGAAGGTCGGCATGCACGCCCAGGACACCGCCGAGCTGTTCTTCGACAACGTCCGCGTCCCCGCGACCAACCTCCTGGGCGAAGAGGGTCAGGGCTTCATCTACCTGATGCAGAACCTCCCCCGCGAGCGCCTGGCCATCGGCGTCACCGCCCTCGCCGGCGCCGAGGCCGCCTTCGAACAGGCCCTGGAGTACTGCAAGACCCGCGAGGCCTTCGGCCGCCCCATCGGCAAATTCCAGCACATCCGCTTCACACTGGCCGAGATGAAGACCGAGCTGACGATCGCCCGCGCCTTCACCGACCAGTGCGTGGTCAAGGAGGGCCGCGACGAACTGAGCATCGACGAGGCCGCGATGCTCAAGTACTGGAACACCGAACTCTGCAAGACCGTCGTCGACCGCTGCGTCCAACTCTTCGGCGGCTACGGCTACATGACCGAATACCCCATCGCCAAGGCCTACCAGGACGTCCGCATCCAGACCATCTTCGGCGGCACCACCGAGATCATGAAAGAGATCATCGGCCGCGGCCTCGGCATCTGA
- a CDS encoding MerR family transcriptional regulator, which produces MELTVDELAARAGVSVRTVRYYAGRGLLPPPRLRGRTGLYGEDHLARLELVRELQSLGLTLSAIERHLERIPEDAPLEDLALQRALLSPWAPDRPETMDRHELNQRAGRHLDDDTVKRLEALGVVEPMPGGALRVGSPALLRVSAELAGLPLPLDTLIASYEAVERHTTALAEELQRNFQQTVVRPYRERGRPPQERDMLLEMATRLKPLLIQSLVTSFQHAVDRTLRRTVPGDRDAERPTSPG; this is translated from the coding sequence ATGGAGCTCACGGTGGACGAGCTGGCCGCCCGCGCCGGGGTGTCGGTGCGGACGGTCCGCTACTACGCCGGGCGCGGGCTGCTGCCGCCCCCTCGCCTGCGCGGACGCACCGGCCTGTACGGGGAGGATCACCTGGCCAGGCTGGAGCTGGTCCGCGAGCTCCAGTCCCTCGGGCTGACCCTGTCCGCGATCGAACGCCACCTGGAACGGATCCCCGAGGACGCGCCCCTGGAGGATCTCGCCCTCCAACGCGCCCTCCTCTCCCCCTGGGCCCCCGATCGGCCCGAGACCATGGACCGCCACGAGCTGAATCAACGCGCCGGACGTCACCTCGACGACGACACCGTCAAGCGGTTGGAGGCGTTGGGCGTGGTGGAGCCGATGCCCGGCGGCGCCCTCCGGGTGGGCAGCCCCGCGTTGCTGCGGGTCAGCGCGGAGCTGGCCGGACTGCCACTGCCGCTCGACACGCTCATCGCCTCGTACGAGGCCGTCGAACGACACACCACGGCGCTGGCCGAGGAGCTGCAGCGGAACTTCCAGCAGACCGTCGTCCGCCCCTACCGGGAACGGGGACGGCCGCCGCAGGAGCGCGACATGCTGCTGGAGATGGCCACCCGGCTCAAGCCCCTGCTGATCCAGTCGCTGGTCACCTCGTTCCAGCACGCCGTCGACCGCACCCTCCGCCGTACCGTCCCCGGCGACCGCGACGCTGAAAGGCCCACGTCACCCGGGTGA